A genomic region of Colletotrichum destructivum chromosome 5, complete sequence contains the following coding sequences:
- a CDS encoding Putative Thioredoxin-like superfamily, whose product MLSSLTTKIALKKVGLSSKSFDFSGGGSSDTRKKSSGSSNDDSADENPNGGGWPAWMSMKALPITVAPWFSPPPPPVPVAEVPKIGDLAPLDRDRKLEFGRGRPVLVVFLRCVGCAFAQKTFLALRALANKHAGTLTCVAVSHSSSAATQKWIDMLGGAWNVQVVIDEDRAVYAAWGLGLGSVWYVFNPTSQVQGWKEKGWLGEKVAGAIQRTGTGVGEGGSSSSPAPVQRRGTGTGGQKGGASPAGGAAVGDEIEGPSTVMGNKWQTAGAFAVDGRGTIVWGGKALRADDLMDLETGAKILGM is encoded by the exons atgCTGTCAAGCCTGACAACCAAGATCGCACTGAAGAAGGTCGGGCTGAGTAGCAAGAGCTTCGACTTCAGCGGCGGGGGCTCGTCGGACACGAGGAAAAAGAGCAGCGGTTCGAGCAACGACGATTCCGCAGATGAGAACCCGaatggcggcggctggcCGGCGTGGATGTCGATGAAGGCCCTGCCCATCACCGTAGCGCCGTGGTtctctccgccgccgcctccggtGCCCGTGGCCGAGGTCCCGAAGATCGGCGATCTGGCCCCGCTGGACCGTGATAGGAAGCTCGAGTTCGGACGCGGCCGGcccgttctcgtcgtcttcctccgcTGCGTCGGCTGTGCTT TCGCTCAGAAGACCTTCCTCGCACTACGAGCCTTGGCGAACAAGCACGCCGGCACGCTCACTTGCGTGGCTGTGTCGCActcgtcgtccgccgccaCGCAGAAGTGGATCGACATGTTGGGCGGCGCGTGGAACGTCcaggtcgtcatcgacgaggaccgcGCCGTCTACGCCGCCTggggcctgggcctgggctCCGTGTGGTACGTCTTCAACCCGACGAGCCAAGTGCAGGGGTGGAAGGAAAAGGGGTGGCTCGGGGAGAAGGTTGCGGGGGCGATCCAGCGGACCGGGACGGGGGTCGGCGAAGggggttcgtcgtcgagtcCTGCGCCCGTTCAGAGGCGAGGGACCGGGACCGGTGGTCAGAAGGGCGGCGCGTCACCGGCGGGTGGCGCTGCGGTAGGAGACGAGATCGAGGGGCCTAGTACGGTCATGGGGAATAAATGGCAGACAGCGGGTGCGTTCGCCGTTGACGGGAGGGGAACGATCGTTTGGGGCGGGAAGGCGTTGAGGGCTGATGATCTGATGGACTTGGAAACTGGGGCCAAGATCCTGGGCATGTAG